CAGCATGTCCGTATGGGCGACGACGTTGTCGTTGCCGACCAGTTCGCGTGCGACTTCAATCGCGAACTCCGTCTCCGCGTCCGAATTGATCACGACCGGATAACCTTCGATGTACTCGACATTCGCCTTGCCGCCGTAACTCGCGGCCTGGCCCTCGGCCAGTTCCGTGATGCGCTTTTTCAGCAACGCGCGCACTTCGGCGCTAAACGAGCGCACGCTCAGTTCGAGCTTCGCAGTGCCGGGAATCACATTGTTGACGGTGCCCGCATGCATCGAGCCGACCGTCACAACCGCGGGCTGAGCGGGGTCCACATTGCGCGCGACGACGGTCTGCAAGGCCATCACGATACTCGCGGCAATCACGACCGGATCGACCGTCAGATGCGGCCGCGCCGCGTGGCCACCCACGCCTTCGACGGTGATCACCGCCTTGTCGCCGGCGGACATGAACGGACCTTTGCGGAACAGGAACTTGCCGGGCTCGGCGCCCGGATGGTTGTGCATGCCGAACACCGCGTCGCACGGAAAGCGCTCGAACAGACCGTCTTCGATCATCTTCTTCGCGCCGCTGTCGATACCGCTTTCTTCCGCTGGTTGAAAGTACAGATGCACCGTGCCGGAGAAACGGCGCGTCTGCGCCAGATGTTGGGCGGCGCCGAGCAGCATCGTCGTGTGGCCGTCGTGGCCGCACGCGTGCATCTTGCCGTGCGTGCCGCTCGCGTAGGGCAGCCCCGTCTGCTCGATGATCGGCAGCGCGTCCATGTCCGCGCGAATGCCGATGCTGCGCGTGCCAGTGCCCGCTTTCAGCGTGCCGACCACACCGGTGCGGCCGACGCCGCGCGTGACCTGCCAGCCCCACGCTTCGAGTTTGCTTGCGACGAGCGCGGCGGTCTCGACTTCTTCGTAAGCGAGTTCGGGATGGTGGTGAATCTGGTGGCGGATGTCGCGCAACGAGGCGGCGGCGGGTTCGAGATCGGCTACTTCGGCAAAACGGGCTGCGTCTGTCATCGACTGGCTCCATGCGTTCGGCGCCGCGTCGCGCGCGGCGAACAGGCGTGCACTATAGCAGCACGATTCAGATGCGGATTGAGCTTCAGATACGGCCGCGCAGCACCCGCACGAAGGCGTGGCCCGCCTCATCGAGCACGCCTGAATTATCGATGCGGGTCAGCCGCGCGCCGTCGGGCAGCGAAAACGGCGCCAGGCGCGCGAGCCGCGCCGCAATCTGTTCGGCCGTTTCGCGCGCGCGTGCGCCGAGGCGCGCCGCGAGAATATGCGGCTCGGCTTCGACGTGCACGATTTCCGCATGCGGGTAGCGCTCGAGCGCACGCTCGAGATGCTGCCGCGAGCCGTTGACAACGACCGTGCAGCCACGCGCAAGCCACGTGTCGAGTTCGATACCGATGCCATAGCGCAGCGTATGACTCGACCATTCGAGTGCGAAAAGACCGAGCGCCGAGCGCGCTTCGAACTCTTCGGGCGTGAGCGCGATATGGTTTTCGTTGCTGCCCGCGCTGCGCGTGATGTACCGGTGCGCGAACACGACCGGCGCACCGGCGACATGATCGCGCGCGAAATGCAGCAGCGAATCCTTACCTGCGCCCGACGGGCCCATCACATAGATCAAACGGCCTTCCATGCCTTACTTCACCTCCGTGTTATCCGATGCACCGATTGCACCGAATGCGATTCGCTGCCAGAGCACAAACGGCTCGCCGGGCGCGG
The genomic region above belongs to Paraburkholderia edwinii and contains:
- a CDS encoding M20 aminoacylase family protein codes for the protein MTDAARFAEVADLEPAAASLRDIRHQIHHHPELAYEEVETAALVASKLEAWGWQVTRGVGRTGVVGTLKAGTGTRSIGIRADMDALPIIEQTGLPYASGTHGKMHACGHDGHTTMLLGAAQHLAQTRRFSGTVHLYFQPAEESGIDSGAKKMIEDGLFERFPCDAVFGMHNHPGAEPGKFLFRKGPFMSAGDKAVITVEGVGGHAARPHLTVDPVVIAASIVMALQTVVARNVDPAQPAVVTVGSMHAGTVNNVIPGTAKLELSVRSFSAEVRALLKKRITELAEGQAASYGGKANVEYIEGYPVVINSDAETEFAIEVARELVGNDNVVAHTDMLMGSEDFSFMLQQRPGTFLRLGNGVGEDGCMVHNPHYDFNDRNLPIGAAYWARLVERYLSR
- the phnN gene encoding phosphonate metabolism protein/1,5-bisphosphokinase (PRPP-forming) PhnN produces the protein MEGRLIYVMGPSGAGKDSLLHFARDHVAGAPVVFAHRYITRSAGSNENHIALTPEEFEARSALGLFALEWSSHTLRYGIGIELDTWLARGCTVVVNGSRQHLERALERYPHAEIVHVEAEPHILAARLGARARETAEQIAARLARLAPFSLPDGARLTRIDNSGVLDEAGHAFVRVLRGRI